Proteins encoded in a region of the Methylobacterium radiotolerans JCM 2831 genome:
- the cpaB gene encoding Flp pilus assembly protein CpaB: MNPARFAVLGIALAAGTGAAFLMSGGDPPPPPPPPAAEAPPQPTTDVLVAAIDMPMGQVLRAADLRWQPWPDGAVANGYMTRKINPKALEETVGASVRSGFLTGEPIRAQKLVRPESGFMAAILPPGMRAVAIVTDSRGTNSAGGFILPNDRVDVIRTFRDESNSRANNSDVQLSQTILTDIRVLAIGQLVQEKNGTNVVTGETATLAVTPAQAETLALAQKVGALTLSLRSLADAGRPPEATPLAEASAAQMPEPALTVVRFGVARQQTP; the protein is encoded by the coding sequence ATGAACCCAGCCCGTTTCGCCGTCCTCGGTATCGCCCTCGCGGCGGGGACCGGGGCGGCCTTCCTGATGAGCGGCGGCGACCCGCCACCGCCGCCACCGCCGCCGGCGGCCGAGGCGCCGCCGCAGCCGACGACCGACGTGCTCGTGGCCGCCATCGACATGCCCATGGGCCAGGTGCTCCGGGCCGCGGACCTGCGCTGGCAGCCCTGGCCGGACGGCGCCGTGGCCAACGGCTACATGACCCGCAAGATCAACCCCAAGGCCCTCGAGGAGACCGTGGGCGCGTCCGTGCGCTCGGGCTTCCTGACGGGCGAGCCGATCCGCGCCCAGAAGCTGGTGCGCCCGGAGAGCGGCTTCATGGCGGCGATCCTGCCGCCCGGCATGCGCGCGGTCGCCATCGTCACCGACAGCCGCGGCACCAACTCGGCCGGCGGCTTCATCCTGCCGAACGACCGCGTCGACGTGATCCGCACCTTCCGCGACGAGTCCAATTCTCGGGCCAACAACAGCGACGTGCAGCTCTCCCAGACGATCCTGACCGACATCCGCGTCCTGGCGATCGGTCAGCTGGTCCAGGAGAAGAACGGCACCAACGTCGTCACCGGCGAGACCGCGACGCTGGCCGTCACGCCCGCGCAGGCCGAGACCCTGGCGCTCGCCCAGAAGGTCGGCGCCCTGACCCTCTCCCTGCGCAGCCTCGCCGACGCCGGGCGCCCGCCCGAGGCCACGCCGCTGGCCGAAGCGTCCGCCGCGCAGATGCCCGAACCCGCCCTGACCGTGGTGCGCTTCGGCGTCGCGCGGCAGCAGACGCCGTGA
- a CDS encoding LysR family transcriptional regulator, giving the protein MARTGPNWDDLRFFLAVARTGTLSAAGARTGTEHTTVGRRIRALEEGLGARLFHRSNLGYALTEDGANLLGVAEAMESAFLSASAATEAAQTVSGTVRIGAPDGFGSVFLAPRMHRLTARHPGLEVEIMATARIFSLSKREADIVISLSGPQQARVVARRLTDYRLLVYAAETYLAGAAPIAEVGDLSGHPFVGYIEDMLFTRELNYLGALGPPVSARLRSTNLLAQVHATLGGAGLCVLPAFIAAAHPGLVPVLPGAVALTRSFHMHIHEDHRKAAHIRAVAGFIAGEVEAAAALFAGPAV; this is encoded by the coding sequence ATGGCCAGGACGGGGCCCAACTGGGACGACCTCCGCTTCTTCCTCGCGGTGGCGCGGACGGGAACGCTGAGCGCCGCCGGGGCCCGCACCGGCACCGAGCACACCACGGTCGGGCGCCGGATCCGCGCCCTGGAGGAAGGGCTCGGCGCCCGGCTGTTCCACCGCAGCAACCTCGGCTACGCGCTCACCGAGGACGGCGCGAACCTGCTGGGCGTCGCGGAGGCCATGGAGAGCGCGTTCCTGTCGGCGAGCGCCGCCACGGAGGCCGCGCAGACGGTCTCCGGCACGGTTCGGATCGGCGCGCCGGACGGGTTCGGCAGCGTGTTCCTCGCACCCCGGATGCACCGGCTCACCGCCCGCCACCCGGGGCTGGAGGTCGAGATCATGGCGACCGCCCGGATCTTCAGCCTCTCGAAGCGCGAGGCCGACATCGTCATCAGCCTCTCGGGCCCGCAGCAGGCGCGGGTGGTGGCGCGCCGGCTGACCGATTACCGGCTGCTCGTCTACGCGGCCGAAACCTACCTCGCGGGGGCCGCGCCGATCGCGGAGGTCGGGGACCTCTCGGGGCATCCCTTCGTCGGCTACATCGAGGACATGCTGTTCACGCGCGAGCTGAACTATCTCGGCGCCCTGGGTCCGCCGGTCTCCGCGCGGCTGCGCTCCACCAACCTCCTGGCCCAGGTCCACGCGACGCTCGGCGGCGCCGGCCTCTGCGTCCTGCCGGCCTTCATCGCGGCGGCCCATCCGGGTCTCGTGCCGGTGCTGCCCGGGGCGGTGGCCCTGACACGCTCGTTCCACATGCACATCCACGAGGATCACCGGAAGGCGGCCCATATCCGCGCGGTGGCGGGCTTCATCGCGGGCGAGGTGGAGGCCGCCGCCGCGCTGTTCGCCGGGCCGGCAGTGTAA
- a CDS encoding CpaD family pilus assembly protein — translation MTGRHTPALPRRAASVLAACALGALAAACKSDPATTGGIDVTDYRARHPIVLTDGTRSLDVFPTGTGHLDPRQATDVDAFMLEYRRYGRGSLLMQVPQGVPADQVVAVERTASVLGRLGTQNGVNGREIAVTGYAVAAPTLASPIRLSFQRMQAKVADACGLWPQDLGTSNFAIDYNNRPSWNLGCATQSNVAAQVADPVDLVRGRPEGRIDTVKRVRDIGQLRDGKDPSTTWRQDGQTAVKSQVTN, via the coding sequence ATGACCGGACGTCACACGCCCGCCCTGCCCCGCCGCGCCGCGAGCGTGCTCGCCGCCTGCGCGCTGGGCGCCCTCGCGGCGGCCTGCAAGAGCGATCCCGCCACGACCGGCGGCATTGACGTGACGGATTACCGCGCGCGCCACCCGATCGTGCTGACCGACGGGACCCGCAGCCTCGACGTGTTCCCCACCGGCACGGGTCATCTGGACCCGCGCCAGGCGACCGATGTCGACGCCTTCATGCTGGAATACCGGCGCTACGGCCGCGGAAGCCTGCTGATGCAGGTGCCCCAGGGCGTCCCGGCCGACCAGGTCGTCGCCGTGGAGCGGACCGCGTCGGTGCTGGGCCGGCTCGGCACGCAGAACGGCGTCAACGGCCGCGAGATCGCGGTCACCGGCTACGCGGTGGCCGCGCCGACCCTCGCCTCGCCGATCCGTCTGAGCTTCCAGCGCATGCAGGCCAAGGTGGCCGACGCCTGCGGCCTCTGGCCCCAGGACCTCGGGACCAGCAATTTCGCGATCGACTACAACAACCGGCCGAGCTGGAACCTGGGCTGCGCCACGCAGTCCAACGTGGCCGCCCAGGTCGCCGACCCGGTCGACCTCGTGCGCGGCCGGCCCGAGGGCCGCATCGACACGGTCAAGCGGGTCCGGGACATTGGCCAGTTGCGGGACGGCAAGGATCCGTCAACCACATGGCGGCAAGATGGGCAGACCGCCGTGAAGTCCCAGGTCACGAACTGA
- a CDS encoding CpaF family protein → MFGRRQSGGASAAPPPIPQARIPAPATPVLRDAPAAASRPAPAAPVVVETARSEDYYRTKSLIFGALIEAIDLTQLSRLDAETAREEIRDIVTEIIGLKNIVLSISEQEELLDDICNDVLGYGPLEPLLARDDIADIMVNGAHRTFIEVGGKIQLTSVRFRDNQQLMNICQRIVSQVGRRVDDASPICDARLPDGSRVNVIAPPLAIDGPALTIRKFKKDKLTLEQLVRFGAISPEGAEVLKIIGQSRCNVVISGGTGSGKTTLLNCLTAFIEHDERVITCEDAAELQLQQPHVVRLETRPPNMEGQGQVTMRDLVKNCLRMRPERIIVGEVRGPEAFDLLQAMNTGHDGSMGTLHANSPRECLSRIESMISMGGFSLPSRTLREMICGSIDVVIQAMRLRDGSRRITHITEVLGMEGDVITTQDVFLYDIVGEDANGKLIGRHRSTGVGRPKFWERARYYGLEQRLGEALDAAEVIDRN, encoded by the coding sequence ATGTTCGGTAGGCGTCAATCCGGCGGCGCGTCGGCGGCGCCCCCGCCGATCCCGCAGGCGCGGATCCCGGCGCCGGCCACGCCTGTGCTGCGCGACGCGCCGGCGGCGGCCTCGCGCCCGGCACCGGCGGCCCCGGTCGTCGTCGAGACCGCGCGCTCGGAGGATTACTACCGCACGAAGAGCCTGATCTTCGGCGCCCTGATCGAGGCGATCGACCTGACGCAGCTCTCGCGCCTCGACGCCGAGACCGCGCGCGAGGAGATCCGCGACATCGTCACGGAGATCATCGGGCTCAAGAACATCGTCCTGTCGATCTCCGAGCAGGAGGAGCTGCTCGACGACATCTGCAACGACGTGCTGGGCTACGGTCCCCTGGAGCCGCTGCTCGCCCGCGACGATATCGCCGACATCATGGTCAACGGCGCCCACCGGACCTTCATCGAGGTCGGGGGCAAGATCCAGCTGACCAGTGTGCGGTTCCGCGACAACCAGCAGCTGATGAACATCTGCCAGCGGATCGTCAGCCAGGTCGGGCGCCGCGTCGACGACGCCTCGCCGATCTGCGACGCGCGCCTGCCGGACGGATCCCGCGTCAACGTCATCGCGCCGCCCCTGGCGATCGACGGCCCGGCGCTCACCATCCGCAAGTTCAAGAAGGACAAGCTGACCCTGGAGCAGCTCGTGCGCTTCGGGGCGATCTCGCCCGAGGGCGCCGAGGTCCTGAAGATCATCGGCCAGTCGCGCTGCAACGTGGTCATCTCGGGCGGCACCGGCTCGGGCAAGACGACGCTGCTCAACTGCCTCACGGCCTTCATCGAGCACGACGAGCGGGTCATCACCTGCGAGGACGCGGCCGAGCTGCAGCTCCAGCAGCCCCACGTGGTGCGCCTGGAGACGCGGCCGCCCAACATGGAGGGCCAGGGCCAGGTCACTATGCGCGACCTCGTGAAGAACTGCCTGCGCATGCGTCCCGAGCGGATCATCGTCGGTGAGGTGCGCGGACCGGAGGCCTTCGACCTGCTCCAGGCGATGAACACCGGCCACGACGGCTCGATGGGCACGCTCCACGCCAACAGCCCGCGCGAGTGCCTGTCGCGTATCGAGTCGATGATCTCGATGGGCGGCTTCTCGCTGCCCTCGCGGACCCTGCGCGAGATGATCTGCGGGTCGATCGACGTCGTGATTCAGGCCATGCGCCTGCGCGATGGCTCCCGGCGCATCACCCACATCACCGAGGTTCTCGGCATGGAGGGCGACGTCATCACCACGCAGGACGTGTTCCTCTACGACATCGTCGGCGAGGACGCGAACGGCAAGCTGATCGGGCGCCACCGCTCGACCGGCGTCGGCCGGCCGAAATTCTGGGAGCGCGCCCGCTACTACGGCCTGGAACAGCGACTCGGCGAGGCGCTCGACGCTGCCGAGGTCATCGACCGGAACTGA
- a CDS encoding type II and III secretion system protein family protein, whose amino-acid sequence MIAPPPASLPDARALRRPDRGPRRRSAGALALLAALTGPAPAQDRQTFGPAPVLTVGAAEANTTRRVELTAGRSVIVDLPRDAKEVFVANPAVANAVVRSTRKVFVIGMADGATSIFIMDAEGRQIAALDVTVARDLNLGTLRELLSQSIPGGRFDVRSSGASVLLSGAVNSSSDAQQAIDIANAFVGLGGGGAAGPAGAASGGVAAGSRGAVINNLTIRNKDQVMLRVTVVEVSRNVLKQFGINMAGNWSALNPVGNLGQTVVNGGTAAATQVPAYLPNVITNNLPFPINTNTPSGNLIQASVQGGGFSLQATLKAFEQAGVSRILAEPTLTAISGEAAKFLAGGEFAVPASATCAVGGVCSPGITYKPYGVALSFTPTVLADNRISIRVATDVTEIDTQQSFSYVIGNTSVAVPGTRVRRSETTVELPSGGVMMTAGLIQQFNKQAIAGLPGLINLPILGALFRSRDYQRQETELMIMCTPYIARPMEPKQVSRPDDNFVDASDGQTVLLGQINRIYGKVAPPGATAAAPLGRAYRGRVGFIVE is encoded by the coding sequence ATGATCGCTCCGCCGCCCGCTTCACTGCCCGACGCCCGCGCGCTGCGGCGCCCCGACCGCGGCCCGCGCCGCCGCTCGGCCGGCGCCCTCGCCCTGCTGGCCGCCTTGACCGGACCGGCCCCGGCCCAGGACCGCCAGACCTTCGGCCCCGCACCGGTCCTGACGGTCGGGGCCGCGGAAGCCAACACGACCCGCCGGGTCGAGCTGACCGCGGGCCGCTCCGTCATCGTGGACCTGCCGCGGGACGCCAAGGAGGTGTTCGTGGCCAACCCCGCGGTTGCCAACGCGGTGGTGCGCTCGACCCGCAAGGTCTTCGTGATCGGCATGGCCGACGGCGCGACCTCGATCTTCATCATGGATGCCGAGGGGCGCCAGATCGCCGCCCTCGACGTGACGGTGGCGCGGGACCTCAACCTCGGGACCCTGCGCGAGCTGCTCAGCCAGAGCATCCCGGGCGGGCGCTTCGACGTGCGCTCCTCGGGCGCCTCGGTGCTCCTGTCGGGGGCGGTCAACTCCTCGTCGGACGCGCAGCAGGCGATCGACATCGCCAACGCCTTCGTGGGCCTGGGCGGCGGCGGGGCCGCCGGGCCGGCGGGCGCGGCGAGCGGCGGTGTCGCCGCCGGGTCGCGGGGCGCGGTGATCAACAACCTCACGATCCGCAACAAGGATCAGGTGATGCTCCGCGTCACCGTGGTCGAGGTATCGCGCAACGTCCTGAAGCAGTTCGGGATCAACATGGCCGGCAACTGGTCGGCGCTGAACCCGGTCGGGAACCTGGGGCAGACGGTCGTGAACGGCGGGACCGCGGCGGCCACGCAGGTGCCGGCGTACCTCCCGAACGTGATCACCAACAACCTGCCCTTCCCGATCAACACGAACACGCCGAGCGGAAACCTGATCCAGGCCTCCGTGCAGGGGGGCGGCTTCTCGCTTCAGGCGACCCTGAAGGCGTTCGAGCAGGCCGGCGTCTCGCGCATCCTGGCCGAGCCGACGCTGACCGCCATCTCGGGCGAGGCCGCCAAGTTCCTGGCCGGCGGCGAGTTCGCGGTCCCGGCCTCGGCGACCTGCGCGGTCGGCGGCGTCTGCTCGCCCGGCATCACCTACAAGCCCTACGGCGTCGCCCTGTCGTTCACCCCGACGGTGCTGGCCGACAACCGGATCTCGATCCGCGTCGCCACGGACGTGACCGAGATCGATACCCAACAGAGCTTCAGCTACGTCATCGGCAACACCTCGGTCGCGGTGCCGGGCACCCGGGTGCGCCGCTCAGAGACCACCGTCGAGCTGCCCTCCGGCGGCGTGATGATGACCGCCGGCCTGATCCAGCAGTTCAACAAGCAGGCGATCGCCGGCCTGCCCGGCCTGATCAACCTCCCGATCCTCGGCGCGCTGTTCCGCTCCCGCGATTACCAGCGCCAGGAGACCGAGCTGATGATCATGTGCACGCCCTACATCGCCCGGCCGATGGAGCCGAAGCAGGTCAGCCGGCCCGACGACAACTTCGTCGACGCCAGCGACGGGCAGACGGTGCTGCTCGGCCAGATCAACCGCATCTACGGCAAGGTCGCCCCGCCCGGCGCGACCGCCGCGGCGCCGCTCGGCCGCGCCTACCGCGGCCGCGTCGGCTTCATCGTCGAGTAG
- a CDS encoding ABC transporter substrate-binding protein, translated as MLATALAGTALGSAPAAAQGSFSDNAIRIGILNDQSGLYAEYGGQGSVEAARMAVEDMGGKIGSVPIEILTADHQNKPDIASAIARQWYDRDGVDAIMELTTSSVALAVQGLSKEKKKITITTGAATSDLTGKACTPYGYHWAFDTRALAVGTGGALTRAGGNTWFFLTADYAFGSALEADTSKVVIANGGKVLGSVRHPLSNQDFSSFLLQAQGSKAKVIGLANAGLDTSNAIKQAAEYGIVEGGQKLAALLFTLSEVHGLGLKVAQGLTLTEGWYWDANDETRAFGQRYMKRTGRMPNMIQAGTYSAVLSYLKAVKAAGTDETDAVNAKLKELPVDDVFAHGGIVQPNGRMVHDMYLFEVKKPAESKGPWDLYKLISTIPGKEAFATPAESGCPLTAAK; from the coding sequence GTGCTGGCGACCGCCCTCGCGGGGACCGCGCTCGGCTCCGCCCCGGCGGCCGCGCAGGGAAGCTTCTCGGACAACGCGATACGGATCGGCATCCTCAACGACCAGTCCGGCCTCTACGCCGAGTACGGCGGCCAGGGCTCGGTCGAGGCCGCCCGCATGGCGGTGGAGGACATGGGCGGCAAGATCGGCAGCGTGCCGATCGAGATCCTCACGGCCGACCATCAGAACAAGCCCGACATCGCCTCGGCGATCGCCCGGCAATGGTACGACCGCGACGGGGTCGACGCGATCATGGAGCTGACCACCTCCTCGGTGGCGCTGGCGGTCCAGGGCCTGTCCAAGGAGAAGAAGAAGATCACCATCACCACCGGGGCGGCGACCAGCGACCTCACCGGCAAGGCCTGCACGCCGTACGGCTACCACTGGGCGTTCGACACGCGGGCGCTGGCGGTGGGCACTGGCGGCGCGCTGACCCGGGCGGGCGGCAACACGTGGTTCTTCCTCACCGCCGACTACGCCTTCGGCTCGGCGCTGGAGGCCGACACCAGCAAGGTGGTGATCGCCAACGGCGGCAAGGTGCTGGGCAGCGTCCGGCACCCGCTCTCGAACCAGGACTTCTCGTCCTTCCTGCTCCAGGCGCAGGGCTCGAAGGCCAAGGTGATCGGGCTCGCCAATGCCGGCCTCGACACCTCGAACGCGATCAAGCAGGCGGCCGAGTACGGCATCGTCGAGGGCGGGCAGAAGCTCGCGGCCCTGCTGTTCACCCTCTCGGAGGTGCACGGGCTCGGACTCAAGGTCGCCCAGGGCCTGACGCTCACCGAGGGCTGGTACTGGGACGCCAACGACGAGACCCGCGCCTTCGGCCAGCGCTACATGAAGCGCACCGGCCGGATGCCCAACATGATCCAGGCCGGCACCTACTCGGCGGTCCTGTCCTACCTGAAGGCCGTCAAGGCGGCCGGCACCGACGAGACCGACGCGGTCAACGCCAAGCTCAAGGAACTGCCGGTGGACGACGTCTTCGCCCATGGCGGGATCGTGCAGCCGAACGGCCGCATGGTCCACGACATGTACCTGTTCGAGGTGAAGAAGCCGGCCGAGTCGAAGGGTCCGTGGGACCTCTACAAGCTGATCTCGACCATCCCCGGCAAGGAGGCCTTCGCCACCCCGGCCGAGAGCGGCTGCCCGCTGACGGCGGCGAAGTAG
- a CDS encoding AAA family ATPase, which yields MAELSETTERTIAPVPRITIQAFCETGETAAMIEGAALDRRMQKAQVKVRMGGGAAAIEAYRHAPTPNVILIEVQGARSKPIECLDALAEVCDEGTRVLVIGHVNDVMLYRQLIQRGVSDYLMAPVEPLTLIAAISDLFTAPGVKPVGRTVAVYGVKGGIGASTVAHNFAWSVARSQGVQTVIADLDIAFGTASLNFNQDPPQGIAEAVFAPERLDSALVERLLSKCSDNLSLLSAPASLDRTIDLSEPAFDTLIEHMRASVPCVVLDIPHQWNAWSKRVLTAADEILIVAGPDLACLRNAKNLLGALKHGRPNDQPPRIVLNGVGVPKRPEIGTAEFAKALEAPVALTIPFEPTLFGTAANNGQMIAEIQAGSKVAELFNDLAAMTLGRPESRRGRPSLLEPLLAKLSGRKAS from the coding sequence ATGGCAGAGCTGTCCGAGACGACCGAGCGCACGATCGCCCCGGTGCCCCGGATCACCATCCAGGCATTCTGCGAGACCGGCGAGACCGCGGCGATGATCGAGGGCGCGGCCCTCGACCGGCGCATGCAGAAGGCGCAGGTCAAGGTGCGGATGGGCGGCGGGGCCGCCGCGATCGAGGCCTACCGGCACGCGCCGACGCCCAACGTCATCCTCATCGAGGTCCAGGGCGCGCGCTCGAAGCCGATCGAGTGCCTCGACGCCCTGGCCGAGGTCTGCGACGAGGGCACCCGCGTCCTGGTGATCGGCCACGTCAACGACGTGATGCTCTACCGGCAGCTGATCCAGCGCGGGGTGTCCGACTATCTGATGGCGCCGGTCGAGCCCCTGACGCTCATCGCGGCGATCTCCGACCTGTTCACGGCCCCGGGCGTGAAGCCTGTGGGACGGACCGTGGCGGTCTACGGCGTCAAGGGCGGCATCGGCGCCTCGACCGTGGCGCACAATTTCGCGTGGTCCGTGGCCCGGAGTCAGGGCGTCCAGACGGTGATCGCCGATCTCGACATCGCCTTCGGCACCGCCTCGCTCAACTTCAACCAGGATCCGCCGCAGGGCATCGCCGAGGCGGTGTTCGCGCCCGAGCGCCTGGATTCCGCCCTGGTCGAGCGGCTGCTGTCCAAGTGCAGCGACAACCTGAGCCTGCTCTCGGCCCCGGCCAGCCTGGACCGGACCATCGACCTGTCCGAGCCGGCCTTCGACACTCTGATCGAGCACATGCGGGCGAGCGTGCCCTGCGTGGTCCTGGACATCCCGCACCAGTGGAACGCGTGGTCGAAGCGGGTTCTGACGGCGGCCGACGAGATCCTGATCGTGGCCGGGCCCGACCTCGCCTGCCTGCGCAACGCCAAGAACCTCCTCGGCGCGCTGAAGCACGGCCGCCCGAACGACCAGCCGCCCCGCATCGTGCTGAACGGCGTCGGCGTGCCCAAGCGGCCCGAGATCGGCACCGCCGAGTTCGCCAAGGCCCTGGAGGCTCCGGTCGCCCTGACGATCCCGTTCGAGCCGACCCTGTTCGGCACGGCGGCCAACAATGGCCAGATGATCGCCGAGATCCAGGCGGGCTCGAAGGTGGCGGAGCTGTTCAACGATCTGGCGGCCATGACCCTCGGGCGCCCCGAGAGCCGGCGCGGCCGTCCGAGCCTGCTGGAGCCGCTGCTCGCCAAGCTTTCCGGCCGCAAGGCATCCTGA
- a CDS encoding iron-containing alcohol dehydrogenase, translating into MVASIALPRLMRVGAGASRLLPEVLGQLGLSRPFVVTDPYLAGSGRTDTLLERLTAAGARATIFSETVPDPTVASVEAALAALQAGDFDCVVGFGGGSPMDTAKAVAVLARHGGHMRDYKAPRQQDESGLPIVAIPTTAGTGSEATRFTIVTDEASDEKMLCIGLAYLPVAALVDYELTLTKPKRLTADTGIDALTHAIEAYVSRKSNLFSDGLALQAMRLIAPNLRRVWTDPGDRAAREAMMLGATQAGIAFSNASVALVHGMSRPIGAHFHVAHGLSNAMLLPAVTAFSAPAAVDRYAACARAMKIAGPDTDDRSAVSALVAELEALNDDLDVPGPREYGIDPARWEALLPTMAAQALASGSPANNPVEPTADEIVALYRRVWAG; encoded by the coding sequence ATGGTCGCCTCGATCGCCCTGCCCCGGCTGATGCGCGTCGGCGCCGGCGCCTCGCGGCTCCTGCCGGAGGTGCTCGGCCAGCTCGGCCTGTCGCGCCCCTTCGTGGTCACCGACCCCTACCTCGCCGGCAGCGGCCGCACCGACACGCTGCTCGAGCGGCTCACCGCGGCGGGCGCGCGTGCCACGATCTTCTCCGAGACCGTGCCGGACCCGACCGTCGCCTCCGTGGAGGCGGCGCTGGCGGCCCTCCAGGCGGGCGACTTCGACTGCGTGGTCGGCTTCGGCGGCGGCAGCCCGATGGACACCGCCAAGGCGGTGGCGGTGCTCGCCCGCCACGGCGGCCACATGCGCGACTACAAGGCGCCCCGCCAGCAGGACGAGTCCGGCCTGCCGATCGTGGCGATCCCGACCACCGCCGGCACCGGCTCGGAGGCGACCCGCTTCACCATCGTGACCGACGAGGCCTCGGACGAGAAGATGCTCTGCATCGGCCTCGCCTACCTGCCGGTCGCGGCCCTGGTCGATTACGAGCTGACGCTCACCAAGCCGAAGCGGCTCACGGCGGACACCGGCATCGACGCCCTGACCCACGCGATCGAGGCCTACGTCTCGCGCAAGTCGAACCTGTTCTCGGACGGGCTGGCGCTGCAGGCGATGCGGCTGATCGCCCCGAACCTGCGCCGGGTCTGGACCGATCCCGGCGACCGGGCGGCGCGCGAGGCGATGATGCTCGGCGCCACCCAGGCGGGCATCGCGTTCTCGAACGCCTCGGTGGCGCTGGTCCACGGCATGAGCCGGCCGATCGGCGCGCATTTCCACGTGGCGCACGGGCTCTCGAACGCGATGCTGCTGCCGGCGGTGACGGCCTTCTCGGCCCCGGCCGCCGTCGACCGGTACGCCGCCTGTGCCCGCGCCATGAAGATCGCCGGCCCCGACACCGACGATCGCTCGGCGGTGTCGGCCCTGGTGGCCGAGCTCGAGGCACTGAACGACGACCTCGACGTGCCGGGGCCGCGGGAATACGGGATCGACCCGGCCCGCTGGGAGGCGCTGCTGCCCACCATGGCGGCCCAGGCGCTGGCCTCCGGCTCCCCGGCCAACAACCCGGTGGAGCCCACCGCCGACGAGATCGTGGCGCTGTACCGGCGCGTCTGGGCGGGCTGA
- a CDS encoding CoA-acylating methylmalonate-semialdehyde dehydrogenase: MRTIGHYIGGRNVGGESGRFADVFHPSTGEVQAKVALASKAELRAAVENAKAAQPAWAATNPQKRARVMMRFLELIRAENDSLAELLASEHGKTVPDAKGDIQRGVEVVEFACGIPHLLKGEYTEGAGPGIDVYSLRQPLGVVAGITPFNFPAMIPLWKCAPAIACGNAFILKPSERDPSVPIRIAEIFLEAGLPPGILNVVNGDKEAVDAILDDEDIKAVGFVGSSHIAEYIYVRAAETGKRAQCFGGAKNHMIIMPDADMGQAVDALIGAGYGSAGERCMAISVAVPVGEQTADRLMEKLIPRVESLKIGPSHDGSADYGPLVTAEAVERVKSYIDKGVAEGAQLAVDGRGFKLQGYENGFYMGGSLFDRVTPDMTIYKEEIFGPVLSVVRAKDYEEALALPSTHQYGNGVAIFTQDGDAARDFTARVNVGMVGVNVPIPVPIAYHTFGGWKRSGFGDLNQHGPDSIRFYTKTKTVTQRWPSGIKSGAEFSIPTMR; encoded by the coding sequence GTGCGCACGATCGGGCATTACATCGGCGGCCGGAACGTCGGCGGCGAGAGCGGACGGTTCGCGGACGTCTTCCATCCCTCGACCGGCGAGGTCCAGGCCAAGGTCGCCCTGGCCAGCAAGGCGGAGCTCCGCGCCGCCGTCGAGAACGCCAAGGCGGCGCAGCCGGCCTGGGCGGCGACCAACCCGCAGAAGCGGGCCCGCGTGATGATGCGCTTCCTGGAGCTGATCCGCGCCGAGAACGACTCGCTCGCCGAACTCCTCGCCTCCGAGCACGGCAAGACCGTGCCGGACGCCAAGGGCGATATCCAGCGCGGCGTCGAGGTCGTGGAGTTCGCCTGCGGCATCCCGCACCTGCTCAAGGGCGAGTACACGGAAGGGGCCGGGCCCGGCATCGACGTCTACTCCCTGCGCCAGCCGCTCGGCGTGGTCGCCGGCATCACGCCGTTCAACTTCCCGGCCATGATCCCGCTGTGGAAATGCGCCCCGGCGATCGCCTGCGGCAACGCCTTCATCCTGAAGCCGTCCGAGCGCGACCCGAGCGTGCCGATCCGCATCGCCGAGATCTTCCTGGAGGCGGGCCTCCCGCCGGGCATCCTCAACGTCGTCAACGGCGACAAGGAAGCGGTCGACGCGATCCTCGACGACGAGGACATCAAGGCGGTGGGCTTCGTCGGCTCCTCGCACATCGCCGAGTACATCTACGTCCGCGCCGCCGAGACGGGGAAGCGCGCCCAGTGCTTCGGCGGCGCCAAGAACCACATGATCATCATGCCGGACGCCGACATGGGCCAGGCCGTCGACGCGCTGATCGGCGCCGGCTACGGCTCGGCGGGCGAGCGCTGCATGGCGATCTCGGTGGCGGTACCGGTGGGCGAGCAGACCGCCGACCGGCTGATGGAGAAGCTGATCCCGCGGGTCGAGTCGCTCAAGATCGGTCCCTCGCATGACGGCTCGGCCGATTACGGCCCGCTCGTCACCGCCGAGGCGGTGGAGCGGGTGAAGAGCTACATCGACAAGGGCGTCGCCGAGGGCGCGCAGCTCGCGGTCGACGGCCGCGGCTTCAAGCTCCAGGGCTACGAGAACGGCTTCTACATGGGCGGCTCGCTGTTCGACCGCGTGACGCCCGACATGACGATCTACAAGGAGGAGATCTTCGGCCCCGTGCTCTCGGTGGTGCGGGCCAAGGATTACGAGGAGGCGCTGGCGCTGCCCTCGACCCACCAGTACGGCAACGGCGTCGCGATCTTCACCCAGGACGGCGACGCGGCCCGCGACTTCACCGCCCGGGTCAACGTCGGCATGGTCGGCGTGAACGTGCCGATCCCGGTCCCGATCGCCTACCACACCTTCGGTGGCTGGAAGCGCTCGGGCTTCGGCGACCTGAACCAGCACGGGCCGGACTCGATCCGGTTCTACACCAAGACCAAGACCGTGACGCAGCGCTGGCCGAGCGGCATCAAGAGCGGGGCGGAGTTCTCCATCCCGACGATGCGGTAG